The region TAGGAGATAGCAGCTGATGCGCAAGCTGACCGTCATTCGTCAGCAGCAAGAGCCCTTCTGTATCTTTGTCTAAACGCCCTACCGGAAATGGGTCATACACAGCATCGTCAATTTCCAGTAAGTCCAAAACTGTTTCATGAAGAGAATCTTCCGTCGCTGATATGACCCCTTGTGGCTTATGAAGCATAAAGTAAACAAATTCTCGATAAGAAACGGCTTCGCCATGCACAGTTATTTCTTGTTCATCTGGATTAACGTGTACTTTAGCATCTTTAACTGCTGTACCATCTACCTTAACAGCTCCAGTCTTTAAAAGACCTTTAACTTCTTTTCGGCTTCCGTACCCAATGGTAGAAAGCAATTTATCCAAACGCATGTAATATC is a window of Priestia aryabhattai DNA encoding:
- a CDS encoding pseudouridine synthase, with translation MRLDKLLSTIGYGSRKEVKGLLKTGAVKVDGTAVKDAKVHVNPDEQEITVHGEAVSYREFVYFMLHKPQGVISATEDSLHETVLDLLEIDDAVYDPFPVGRLDKDTEGLLLLTNDGQLAHQLLSPKKHVPKTYFAKINAPVTEEDAEAFRQGVTLDDGYVTKSAELKILTSGVESEIELTIVEGKFHQVKRMFEARGKKVTYLKRLSMGALLLDESLDLGEYRELTEEELALLQKSNA